One region of Miscanthus floridulus cultivar M001 chromosome 19, ASM1932011v1, whole genome shotgun sequence genomic DNA includes:
- the LOC136528659 gene encoding serine/threonine-protein phosphatase PP1 isozyme 3-like, translating into MDEAAVDDLIRRLLGARGGRTPRNAQVTDAEIRRLCAAAKDVFLQQPNLLELEAPIKICGDVHGQYSDLLRLFEYGGYPPDANYLFLGDYVDRGKQSIETICLLLAYKLKYPENFFLLRGNHECASINRIYGFFDECKRRFNVRIWKIFTECFNCLPVAALIDDKIFCMHGGLSPELKNMDQIRNISRPVDVPDVGLLCDLLWSDPEKELDGWGENDRGVSYTFGADIVAEFLQKHDLDLICRAHQVVEDGYEFFANRQLVTIFSAPNYCGEFDNAGALMSIDDSLVCSFQILKPSEKKGNSRNF; encoded by the exons ATGGACGAGGCGGCGGTCGACGACTTGATCCGGCGGCTCCTAGGGGCCCGCGGCGGGCGCACCCCGCGCAACGCGCAGGTGACCGACGCCGAGATCCGGCGCCTCTGCGCCGCCGCCAAGGATGTGTTCCTCCAACAACCCAACCTCCTGGAGCTCGAGGCCCCCATCAAGATATGCG GGGATGTCCATGGACAATATTCAGATCTTCTTCGATTATTTGAGTATGGTGGCTATCCACCAGATGCAAATTATCTGTTCTTGGGTGACTATGTTGATCGGGGGAAACAGAGCATAGAAACAATATGCCTTCTCTTGGCGTACAAGTTAAAGTACCCAGAAAACTTCTTCCTCCTCAGGGGAAACCATGAATGCGCCTCGATCAACCGGATATACGGGTTCTTTGATGAGTGTAAGAGGAGATTCAATGTCCGTATCTGGAAGATATTCACTGAGTGCTTTAACTGCCTCCCTGTGGCTGCGCTTATTGATGATAAGATCTTTTGCATGCATGGGGGGTTGTCTCCTGAACTTAAGAACATGGATCAGATACGCAACATTTCTCGTCCTGTGGATGTTCCTGACGTTGGTCTCCTTTGTGATTTGCTATGGTCGGACCCTGAGAAAGAGCTTGATGGGTGGGGTGAGAATGACAGGGGTGTTTCCTACACCTTTGGAGCTGACATAGTTGCCGAGTTTCTTCAGAAACATGATCTGGATTTGATCTGCAGGGCCCACCAG GTTGTGGAGGATGGGTATGAATTTTTTGCAAACCGCCAGCTTGTAACAATATTCTCAGCACCAAACTACTGTGGAGAGTTTGACAATGCTGGTGCACTGATGAGCATTGATGACTCCCTGGTATGTTCGTTCCAGATCCTCAAGCCTTCAGAAAAGAAAGGAAATAGCAGGAACTTCTAA